A single region of the Mustelus asterias unplaced genomic scaffold, sMusAst1.hap1.1 HAP1_SCAFFOLD_1665, whole genome shotgun sequence genome encodes:
- the LOC144488560 gene encoding uncharacterized protein LOC144488560 yields the protein MKTRQHIPGHANTPTHSQAYKHVNTCPDMQTRQPMPRHTNTSTHAQTYKHVNPCPDIQTRQHMPRHTNTSTHAQTYKHVNTCPDIQTRQHMPRHTNTSTHAQTYKHVNTCPDIQTRQHMPRHTNTSTHAQTYKHVNTCPDIQTRQHMPRHTNTSTHAQTYKHVNTCPDIQTRQHIRRHTNTSTNAQACKHANTYPGMQTRQHMPRHANTSTHTRTCKHVNKCPGMQTRQHIPRHTNTSTHSQTHKHVNPCPNKHVNTCPDTNTSTHAQTCKHVNTCLNIQRCQHMPRCTNTSHTQTYKHINTYPDMQNSMSTYYNKCANIQTC from the exons ATGAAAACACGTCAACACATACCCGGACATGCAAACACGCCAACACATTCCCAGGCATACAAACACGTCAACACATGCCCGGACATGCAAACACGTCAACCCATGCCCAGACATACAAACACGTCAACCCATGCCCAGACATACAAACACGTCAACCCATGCCCAGACATACAAACACGTCAACACATGCCCAGACATACAAACACGTCAACACATGCCCAGACATACAAACACGTCAACACATGCCCAGACATACAAACACGTCAACACATGCCCAGACATACAAACACGTCAACACATGCCCAGACATACAAACACGTCAACACATGCCCAGACATACAAACACGTCAACACATGCCCAGACATACAAACACGTCAACACATGCCCAGACATACAAACACGTCAACACATGCCCAGACATACAAACACGTCAACACATGCCCAGACATACAAACACGTCAACACATGCCCAGACATACAAACACGTCAACACATGCCCAGACATACAAACACGTCAACACATACGCAGACATACAAACACGTCAACAAATGCCCAGGCATGCAAACACGCCAACACATACCCAGGCATGCAAACACGCCAACACATGCCCAGACATGCAAACACGTCAACACATACCCGGACATGCAAACACGTCAACAAATGCCCAGGCATGCAAACACGCCAACACATACCCAGGCATACAAACACGTCAACACATAGCCAGACACACAAACATGTCAACCCATGCCCAAACAAACACGTCAACACATGCCCAGAC ACAAACACGTCAACACATGCCCAGACATGCAAACACGTCAACACATGCCTCAACATACAAAGATGTCAACATATGCCCAGATGTACGAACACGTCACATACCCAGACGTACAAACACATCAACACATACCCAGATATGCAAAATAGCATGTCAACATATTACAACAAATGTGCAAATATACAAACATGTTAA